Proteins found in one Carassius auratus strain Wakin chromosome 12, ASM336829v1, whole genome shotgun sequence genomic segment:
- the LOC113111428 gene encoding fibroin heavy chain-like isoform X11 — MAARVYFSLTAVLLCLIGYLSITHANQRRTTVDGYCPATLTVVPSHRGCTSDEDCPGGHKCCRFDCGPVCVLPVFMKPGKCPIPEMIPLCAEGCFHDGQCPATQKCCPATGGFACSEPRGQGSGQASCQVRGQASGIGQGSVKGGGIGQGSGIGQGSIKGGSIGQGSNIGRGIGQGSIKGGSIGQGSNIGRGIGQGSSIGHGIGGIGQGSGIVQGNSIGRGIGSGTGQGSSIGHGIGQGSSIGRGIGQGSGIGQGSGIGQGNSIGHGIGQGSSIGRGIGQGSGTGQGSSIGYGIGQGSNIGRGIGQGSGIGQGSIKGGSIGQGSNIGRGIGQGSSIGHGFGGIGQGSGTGQGSSIGHGIGQGSSIGRGIGQGSGIGQGSSIGHGIGGIGQGSGIGQGNSIGHGIGQGNSIGHGIGQGNSIGHGIGQGNSIGHGIGQGSSIGRGIGQGSGIGQGSIIGHGIGQGSSIGRGIGQGSGIGQGSIIGYGIGGVRQGSIKGGSIGQGSGIGQGSSIGHGIGGIGQGSGIGQGSSIGHGIGGVGQGRGIGQGPGIGYGVGQGSGVGQGVSQGSVVGQGSSQGTSIGQGVSQGSVVGQGSSQGTSIGQGVSQGSVVGQGRIQGTSIGQDVSQGSVVGQGTSIGQGVSQGSVVGQGSSQGTSIGQGVSQGSGLGQGSGIGQGVSQGSVVGQGTSIGKGVSQGSVVGQGRIQGTSIGQGVSQGSVVGQGSSQGTSIGQGVSQGSGRGQGSGISQGVSQGSVVGQGSSQGTVIGQGVGQGSGRGQGSGIGQGVSQGSVVGQGSSQGTSIGKGVSQGSVVGQGSSQGTSIGQGVGQGSVVGQGSSQGTSIGQGVSQGSVVGQGSSQGTSIGQGVSQGSVVGQGSSQGISIGQGVSQGSVVGQGTSIGQGVSQGSVVGQGSSQGTSIGQGVSQGSGLGQGSGIGQGVSQGSVVGQGSSQGTSIGQDVSQGSVVGQGTSIGKGVSQGSVVGQGRIQGTSIGQGVGQGSGVGQGVGQGTSIGQGVSQGSVVGQGSSQGTSIGQGVSQGSGLGQGSGIGQGVSQGSVVGQGSSQGTSIGQDVSQGSVVGQGTSIGKGVSQGSVVGQGRIQGTSIGQGVSQGSVVGQGSSQGTSIGQDVSQGSVVGQGTSIGKGVSQGSVVGQGRIQGTSIGQGVGQGSGVGQGVGQGSGVGQGVGQGSGVGQGSSQGISIGQGVGQGSGVGQGVGQGSGVGQGVGQGSGVGQGVGQGTSIGQGVSQGSVVGQGSSQGTSIGQDVSQGSVVGHGTSIGKGVSQGSVVGQGRIQGTSIGQGVGQGSGVGQGVGQGSGVGQGVGQGSGVGQGVGQGSGVGQGVGQGSGVGQGSSQGISIGQGVGQGGGVGQGVGQGGGVGQGVGQGGGRGQGSGIGQGVGQGGGRGQGSGIGQGVGQGSSQGPGIGHGVGQGSGVGQGVGQGSVVGQGSSQGTSIGQGVSQGSVVGQGSSQGTSIGQGVSQGSGRGQGSGISQGVSQGSVVGQGSSQGTSIGKGVSQGSVVGQGSSQGTSIGQGVSQGSVVGQGSSQGTSIGQGVGQGSVVGQGSVVGQGSGVGQGVGQGSGVGQGVGQGSGVGQGVGQGSGVGQGVGQGSGVGQGVGQGSGVGQGSGVGQGVGQGSGRGQGVGQGSGRGQGVGQGSGRGQGSGIGQGVGQGSSQGSGIGQGVSQGSVVGQGSVVGQGSSQGTGIGQGSGLGQGSGIGQGVDQGSGIGQGSNQGSGIGHGMGQGSGQGQGVGQGSGRAQGSGVAQGVGQDSVVGQDSVVDQGVGQDSVVGQDSVVDQGVGQDSLVGQGSSQGTGIGHCVGQGNSQGSSIGQES; from the exons ATGGCCGCTCGAGTGTATTTCTCATTGACtgctgttttattgtgtttgatCGGATACTTGAGCATAACTCATGCTAATCAAAGACGAACCACAG TGGATGGTTACTGTCCGGCGACGCTGACGGTCGTGCCATCCCATCGAGGATGTACCTCTGATGAAGACTGCCCTGGAGGACACAAATGCTGTCGATTTGACTGTGGTCCTGTTTGTGTGCTGCCTGTTTTCA TGAAGCCAGGGAAATGCCCCATACCGGAGATGATTCCACTGTGTGCTGAAGGTTGTTtccatgatggccagtgtcctgccacaCAGAAATGTTGCCCCGCCACTGGtggctttgcatgcagtgaaccacgtggtcagggaagcggtcaggcaAGTTGTCAAGTAAGGGGCCAGGCAAGTGGCATTGGCCAGGGCAGTGTCAAGGGAGGTGGCATTGGCCAG ggaagtggaATTGGCCAGGGCAGCATCAAGGGAGGCAGCATTGGCCAGGGAAGTAATATTGGTCGTGGCATTGGCCAGGGCAGCATCAAGGGAGGCAGCATTGGCCAGGGAAGTAATATTGGTCGTGGCATTGGCCAGGGCAGCAGTATTGGTCACGGTATTGGCGGcattggccagggaagtggaATTGTCCAGGGCAACAGTATTGGTCGTGGCATTGGAAGTGGAACTGGCCAGGGCAGCAGTATTGGTCACGGCATTGGCCAGGGAAGTAGTATTGGTCGTGGcattggccagggaagcggaattGGCCAGGGAAGTGGAATTGGCCAGGGCAACAGTATTGGTCACGGCATTGGCCAGGGAAGTAGTATTGGTCGTGGcattggccagggaagtggaACTGGCCAGGGCAGCAGTATTGGTTACGGCATTGGACAGGGAAGTAATATTGGTCGTGGcattggccagggaagtggaATTGGCCAGGGCAGCATCAAGGGAGGCAGCATTGGCCAGGGAAGTAATATTGGTCGTGGCATTGGCCAGGGCAGCAGTATTGGTCACGGTTTTGGCGGcattggccagggaagtggaACTGGCCAGGGCAGCAGTATTGGTCACGGCATTGGCCAGGGAAGTAGTATTGGTCGTGGcattggccagggaagcggaattGGCCAGGGTAGTAGTATTGGTCACGGTATTGGCGGcattggccagggaagtggaATTGGCCAGGGCAACAGTATTGGTCACGGCATTGGCCAGGGCAACAGTATTGGTCACGGCATTGGCCAGGGCAACAGTATTGGTCACGGCATTGGCCAGGGCAACAGTATTGGTCACGGCATTGGCCAGGGAAGTAGTATTGGTCGTGGcattggccagggaagcggaattGGCCAGGGCAGCATTATTGGTCACGGCATTGGCCAGGGAAGTAGTATTGGTCGTGGcattggccagggaagcggaattGGCCAGGGCAGCATTATTGGTTACGGTATTGGCGGTGTTCGTCAGGGGAGCATCAAGGGAGGCAGCATTGGACAGGGAAGTGGAATTGGCCAGGGTAGTAGTATTGGTCACGGTATTGGCGGcattggccagggaagtggaATTGGCCAGGGTAGTAGTATTGGCCACGGTATTGGTGGCGTCGGCCAGGGCAGGGGAATTGGCCAGGGCCCCGGTATTGGTTATGGTGTGGGCCAGGGCAGTGGAGTTGGCCAAGGTGTGAGCCAGGGCAGCGTTGTTGGCCAGGGCAGCAGTCAGGGCACCAGTATTGGCCAAGGTGTGAGCCAGGGCAGCGTTGTTGGCCAGGGCAGCAGTCAGGGCACCAGTATTGGCCAAGGTGTGAGCCAGGGCAGCGTTGTTGGCCAGGGCAGGATTCAGGGCACCAGTATTGGCCAAGATGTGAGCCAGGGCAGCGTTGTTGGCCAGGGCACCAGTATTGGCCAAGGTGTGAGCCAGGGCAGCGTTGTTGGCCAGGGCAGCAGTCAGGGCACCAGTATTGGCCAAGGTGTGAGCCAGGGCAGCGGACTGGGCCAGGGCAGTGGAATTGGCCAAGGTGTTAGCCAGGGCAGCGTTGTTGGCCAGGGCACCAGTATTGGCAAAGGTGTGAGCCAGGGCAGCGTTGTTGGCCAGGGCAGGATTCAGGGCACCAGtattggccaag GTGTGAGCCAGGGCAGCGTTGTTGGCCAGGGCAGCAGTCAGGGCACCAGTATTGGCCAAGGTGTGAGCCAGGGCAGCGGACGGGGCCAGGGCAGTGGAATTAGCCAAGGTGTTAGCCAGGGCAGCGTTGTTGGCCAGGGCAGCAGTCAGGGCACGGTCattggccaaggtgtgggccagggTAGCGGACGGGGCCAGGGCAGTGGAATTGGCCAAGGTGTTAGCCAGGGCAGTGTTGTTGGCCAGGGCAGCAGTCAGGGCACCAGTATTGGCAAAGGTGTTAGCCAGGGCAGCGTTGTTGGCCAGGGCAGCAGTCAGGGCACCAGTATTGGCCAAG gtgtgggccagggcaGCGTTGTTGGCCAGGGCAGCAGTCAGGGCACCAGTATTGGCCAAGGTGTGAGCCAGGGCAGCGTTGTTGGCCAGGGCAGCAGTCAGGGCACCAGTATTGGCCAAG GTGTGAGCCAGGGCAGCGTTGTTGGCCAGGGCAGCAGTCAGGGCATCAGTATTGGCCAAGGTGTGAGCCAGGGCAGCGTTGTTGGCCAGGGCACCAGTATTGGCCAAGGTGTGAGCCAGGGCAGCGTTGTTGGCCAGGGCAGCAGTCAGGGCACCAGTATTGGCCAAGGTGTGAGCCAGGGCAGCGGACTGGGCCAGGGCAGTGGAATTGGCCAAGGTGTTAGCCAGGGCAGCGTTGTTGGCCAGGGCAGCAGTCAGGGCACCAGTATTGGCCAAGATGTGAGCCAGGGCAGCGTTGTTGGCCAGGGCACCAGTATTGGCAAAGGTGTGAGCCAGGGCAGCGTTGTTGGCCAGGGCAGGATTCAGGGCACCAGtattggccaaggtgtgggccagggcagcggagttggccaaggtgtgggccagggcaCCAGTATTGGCCAAGGTGTGAGCCAGGGCAGCGTTGTTGGCCAGGGCAGCAGTCAGGGCACCAGTATTGGCCAAGGTGTGAGCCAGGGCAGCGGACTGGGCCAGGGCAGTGGAATTGGCCAAGGTGTTAGCCAGGGCAGCGTTGTTGGCCAGGGCAGCAGTCAGGGCACCAGTATTGGCCAAGATGTGAGCCAGGGCAGCGTTGTTGGCCAGGGCACCAGTATTGGCAAAGGTGTGAGCCAGGGCAGCGTTGTTGGCCAGGGCAGGATTCAGGGCACCAGTATTGGCCAAGGTGTGAGCCAGGGCAGCGTTGTTGGCCAGGGCAGCAGTCAGGGCACCAGTATTGGCCAAGATGTGAGCCAGGGCAGCGTTGTTGGCCAGGGCACCAGTATTGGCAAAGGTGTGAGCCAGGGCAGCGTTGTTGGCCAGGGCAGGATTCAGGGCACCAGtattggccaaggtgtgggccagggcagcggagttggccaaggtgtgggccagggcagcggagttggccaaggtgtgggccagggcaGCGGAGTTGGCCAGGGCAGCAGTCAGGGCATCAGtattggccaaggtgtgggccagggcagcggagttggccaaggtgtgggccagggcagcggagttggccaaggtgtgggccagggcagcggagttggccaaggtgtgggccagggcaCCAGTATTGGCCAAGGTGTGAGCCAGGGCAGCGTTGTTGGCCAGGGCAGCAGTCAGGGCACCAGTATTGGCCAAGATGTGAGCCAGGGCAGCGTTGTTGGCCATGGCACCAGTATTGGCAAAGGTGTGAGCCAGGGCAGCGTTGTTGGCCAGGGCAGGATTCAGGGCACCAGtattggccaaggtgtgggccagggcagcggagttggccaaggtgtgggccagggcagcggagttggccaaggtgtgggccagggcagcggagttggccaaggtgtgggccagggcagcggagttggccaaggtgtgggccagggcaGCGGAGTTGGCCAGGGCAGCAGTCAGGGCATCAGtattggccaaggtgtgggccagggcggcggagttggccaaggtgtgggccagggcggcggagttggccaag GTGTGGGTCAGGGCGGCGGacggggccagggaagcggaattGGCCAAGGTGTGGGTCAGGGCGGCGGacggggccagggaagcggaattGGCCAAGGTGTGGGTCAGGGAAGCAGCCAGGGCCCCGGTATTGGTCATGGTGTGGGCCAGGGCAGTGgagttggccaaggtgtgggccagggcaGCGTTGTTGGCCAGGGCAGCAGTCAGGGCACCAGTATTGGCCAAGGTGTGAGCCAGGGCAGCGTTGTTGGCCAGGGCAGCAGTCAGGGCACCAGTATTGGCCAAGGTGTGAGCCAGGGCAGCGGACGGGGCCAGGGCAGTGGAATTAGCCAAGGTGTTAGCCAGGGCAGCGTTGTTGGCCAGGGCAGCAGTCAGGGCACCAGTATTGGCAAAGGTGTTAGCCAGGGCAGCGTTGTTGGCCAGGGCAGCAGTCAGGGCACCAGTATTGGCCAAGGTGTTAGCCAGGGCAGCGTTGTTGGCCAGGGCAGCAGTCAGGGCACCAGtattggccaaggtgtgggccagggcaGCGTTGTGGGCCAGGGCAGCGTTGTGGGCCAGGGCAGCGGAGTTGGCCAAGGCGTGGGCCAGGGCAGCGGAGTTGGCCAAGGCGTGGGCCAGGGCAGCGGAGTTGGCCAAGGCGTGGGCCAGGGCAGCGGAGTTGGCCAAGGCGTGGGCCAGGGCAGCGGAGTTGGCCAAGGCGTGGGCCAGGGCAGCGGAGTTGGCCAAGGCAGCGgagttggccaaggtgtgggTCAGGGCAGCGGACGGGGCCAGGGTGTGGGTCAGGGCAGCGGACGGGGCCAGGGTGTGGGTCAGGGCAGCGGACGaggccagggaagcggaattGGCCAAGGTGTGGGTCAGGGAAGCAGCCAGGGCAGCGGTATTGGCCAAGGTGTGAGTCAGGGCAGCGTTGTTGGTCAGGGCAGCGTTGTGGGCCAGGGAAGCAGCCAGGGTACTGGTATCGGCCAGGGTAGTGGACTAGGTCAGGGCAGTGGAATTGGCCAAGGTGTGGACCAGGGCAGTGGAATTGGCCAGGGAAGCAACCAGGGCTCCGGTATTGGTCATGGTATGGGCCAGGGAAGTGGACAGggccaaggtgtgggccagggcaGTGGACGGGCCCAGGGCAGTGGTGTTGCTCAAGGTGTGGGCCAGGATAGCGTTGTGGGCCAGGATAGCGTAGTGGATCAAGGTGTGGGTCAAGATAGCGTAGTGGGCCAGGATAGCGTAGTGGATCAAGGTGTGGGCCAGGATAGCCTAGTGGGCCAAGGTAGCAGCCAGGGCACCGGAATTGGTCATTGTGTTGGCCAGGGAAACAGCCAGGGCAGCAGTATAGGCCAGGAAAGTTAA
- the LOC113111428 gene encoding fibroin heavy chain-like isoform X30: MAARVYFSLTAVLLCLIGYLSITHANQRRTTVDGYCPATLTVVPSHRGCTSDEDCPGGHKCCRFDCGPVCVLPVFMKPGKCPIPEMIPLCAEGCFHDGQCPATQKCCPATGGFACSEPRGQGSGQASCQVRGQASGIGQGSVKGGGIGQGSSIGHGIGGVDQGSIKGGSIGQGSNIGRGIGQGSGIGQGSIKGGSIGQGSNIGRGIGQGSIKGGSIGQGSGIGQGSIKGGSIGQGSNIGRGIGQGSSIGHGFGGIGQGSGTGQGSSIGHGIGQGSSIGRGIGQGSGIGQGSSIGHGIGGIGQGSGIGQGNSIGHGIGQGNSIGHGIGQGNSIGHGIGQGNSIGHGIGQGSSIGRGIGQGSGIGQGSIIGHGIGQGSSIGRGIGQGSGIGQGSIIGYGIGGVRQGSIKGGSIGQGSGIGQGSSIGHGIGGIGQGSGIGQGSSIGHGIGGVGQGRGIGQGPGIGYGVGQGSGVGQGVSQGSVVGQGSSQGTSIGQGVSQGSVVGQGSSQGTSIGQGVSQGSVVGQGRIQGTSIGQDVSQGSVVGQGTSIGQGVSQGSVVGQGSSQGTSIGQGVSQGSGLGQGSGIGQGVSQGSVVGQGTSIGKGVSQGSVVGQGRIQGTSIGQGVSQGSVVGQGSSQGTSIGQGVSQGSGRGQGSGISQGVSQGSVVGQGSSQGTVIGQGVGQGSGRGQGSGIGQGVSQGSVVGQGSSQGTSIGKGVSQGSVVGQGSSQGTSIGQGVGQGSVVGQGSSQGTSIGQGVSQGSVVGQGSSQGTSIGQGVSQGSVVGQGSSQGISIGQGVSQGSVVGQGTSIGQGVSQGSVVGQGSSQGTSIGQGVSQGSGLGQGSGIGQGVSQGSVVGQGSSQGTSIGQDVSQGSVVGQGTSIGKGVSQGSVVGQGRIQGTSIGQGVGQGSGVGQGVGQGTSIGQGVSQGSVVGQGSSQGTSIGQGVSQGSGLGQGSGIGQGVSQGSVVGQGSSQGTSIGQDVSQGSVVGQGTSIGKGVSQGSVVGQGRIQGTSIGQGVSQGSVVGQGSSQGTSIGQDVSQGSVVGQGTSIGKGVSQGSVVGQGRIQGTSIGQGVGQGSGVGQGVGQGSGVGQGVGQGSGVGQGSSQGISIGQGVGQGSGVGQGVGQGSGVGQGVGQGSGVGQGVGQGTSIGQGVSQGSVVGQGSSQGTSIGQDVSQGSVVGHGTSIGKGVSQGSVVGQGRIQGTSIGQGVGQGSGVGQGVGQGSGVGQGVGQGSGVGQGVGQGSGVGQGVGQGSGVGQGSSQGISIGQGVGQGGGVGQGVGQGGGVGQGVGQGGGRGQGSGIGQGVGQGGGRGQGSGIGQGVGQGSSQGPGIGHGVGQGSGVGQGVGQGSVVGQGSSQGTSIGQGVSQGSVVGQGSSQGTSIGQGVSQGSGRGQGSGISQGVSQGSVVGQGSSQGTSIGKGVSQGSVVGQGSSQGTSIGQGVSQGSVVGQGSSQGTSIGQGVGQGSVVGQGSVVGQGSGVGQGVGQGSGVGQGVGQGSGVGQGVGQGSGVGQGVGQGSGVGQGVGQGSGVGQGSGVGQGVGQGSGRGQGVGQGSGRGQGVGQGSGRGQGSGIGQGVGQGSSQGSGIGQGVSQGSVVGQGSVVGQGSSQGTGIGQGSGLGQGSGIGQGVDQGSGIGQGSNQGSGIGHGMGQGSGQGQGVGQGSGRAQGSGVAQGVGQDSVVGQDSVVDQGVGQDSVVGQDSVVDQGVGQDSLVGQGSSQGTGIGHCVGQGNSQGSSIGQES; encoded by the exons ATGGCCGCTCGAGTGTATTTCTCATTGACtgctgttttattgtgtttgatCGGATACTTGAGCATAACTCATGCTAATCAAAGACGAACCACAG TGGATGGTTACTGTCCGGCGACGCTGACGGTCGTGCCATCCCATCGAGGATGTACCTCTGATGAAGACTGCCCTGGAGGACACAAATGCTGTCGATTTGACTGTGGTCCTGTTTGTGTGCTGCCTGTTTTCA TGAAGCCAGGGAAATGCCCCATACCGGAGATGATTCCACTGTGTGCTGAAGGTTGTTtccatgatggccagtgtcctgccacaCAGAAATGTTGCCCCGCCACTGGtggctttgcatgcagtgaaccacgtggtcagggaagcggtcaggcaAGTTGTCAAGTAAGGGGCCAGGCAAGTGGCATTGGCCAGGGCAGTGTCAAGGGAGGTGGCATTGGCCAGGGCAGCAGTATTGGTCATGGTATTGGTGGCGTTGACCAAGGCAGCATCAAGGGAGGCAGCATTGGCCAGGGAAGTAATATTGGTCGTGGcattggccagggaagtggaATTGGCCAGGGCAGCATCAAGGGAGGCAGCATTGGCCAGGGAAGTAATATTGGTCGTGGCATTGGCCAGGGCAGCATCAAGGGAGGCAGCATTGGCCAG ggaagtggaATTGGCCAGGGCAGCATCAAGGGAGGCAGCATTGGCCAGGGAAGTAATATTGGTCGTGGCATTGGCCAGGGCAGCAGTATTGGTCACGGTTTTGGCGGcattggccagggaagtggaACTGGCCAGGGCAGCAGTATTGGTCACGGCATTGGCCAGGGAAGTAGTATTGGTCGTGGcattggccagggaagcggaattGGCCAGGGTAGTAGTATTGGTCACGGTATTGGCGGcattggccagggaagtggaATTGGCCAGGGCAACAGTATTGGTCACGGCATTGGCCAGGGCAACAGTATTGGTCACGGCATTGGCCAGGGCAACAGTATTGGTCACGGCATTGGCCAGGGCAACAGTATTGGTCACGGCATTGGCCAGGGAAGTAGTATTGGTCGTGGcattggccagggaagcggaattGGCCAGGGCAGCATTATTGGTCACGGCATTGGCCAGGGAAGTAGTATTGGTCGTGGcattggccagggaagcggaattGGCCAGGGCAGCATTATTGGTTACGGTATTGGCGGTGTTCGTCAGGGGAGCATCAAGGGAGGCAGCATTGGACAGGGAAGTGGAATTGGCCAGGGTAGTAGTATTGGTCACGGTATTGGCGGcattggccagggaagtggaATTGGCCAGGGTAGTAGTATTGGCCACGGTATTGGTGGCGTCGGCCAGGGCAGGGGAATTGGCCAGGGCCCCGGTATTGGTTATGGTGTGGGCCAGGGCAGTGGAGTTGGCCAAGGTGTGAGCCAGGGCAGCGTTGTTGGCCAGGGCAGCAGTCAGGGCACCAGTATTGGCCAAGGTGTGAGCCAGGGCAGCGTTGTTGGCCAGGGCAGCAGTCAGGGCACCAGTATTGGCCAAGGTGTGAGCCAGGGCAGCGTTGTTGGCCAGGGCAGGATTCAGGGCACCAGTATTGGCCAAGATGTGAGCCAGGGCAGCGTTGTTGGCCAGGGCACCAGTATTGGCCAAGGTGTGAGCCAGGGCAGCGTTGTTGGCCAGGGCAGCAGTCAGGGCACCAGTATTGGCCAAGGTGTGAGCCAGGGCAGCGGACTGGGCCAGGGCAGTGGAATTGGCCAAGGTGTTAGCCAGGGCAGCGTTGTTGGCCAGGGCACCAGTATTGGCAAAGGTGTGAGCCAGGGCAGCGTTGTTGGCCAGGGCAGGATTCAGGGCACCAGtattggccaag GTGTGAGCCAGGGCAGCGTTGTTGGCCAGGGCAGCAGTCAGGGCACCAGTATTGGCCAAGGTGTGAGCCAGGGCAGCGGACGGGGCCAGGGCAGTGGAATTAGCCAAGGTGTTAGCCAGGGCAGCGTTGTTGGCCAGGGCAGCAGTCAGGGCACGGTCattggccaaggtgtgggccagggTAGCGGACGGGGCCAGGGCAGTGGAATTGGCCAAGGTGTTAGCCAGGGCAGTGTTGTTGGCCAGGGCAGCAGTCAGGGCACCAGTATTGGCAAAGGTGTTAGCCAGGGCAGCGTTGTTGGCCAGGGCAGCAGTCAGGGCACCAGTATTGGCCAAG gtgtgggccagggcaGCGTTGTTGGCCAGGGCAGCAGTCAGGGCACCAGTATTGGCCAAGGTGTGAGCCAGGGCAGCGTTGTTGGCCAGGGCAGCAGTCAGGGCACCAGTATTGGCCAAG GTGTGAGCCAGGGCAGCGTTGTTGGCCAGGGCAGCAGTCAGGGCATCAGTATTGGCCAAGGTGTGAGCCAGGGCAGCGTTGTTGGCCAGGGCACCAGTATTGGCCAAGGTGTGAGCCAGGGCAGCGTTGTTGGCCAGGGCAGCAGTCAGGGCACCAGTATTGGCCAAGGTGTGAGCCAGGGCAGCGGACTGGGCCAGGGCAGTGGAATTGGCCAAGGTGTTAGCCAGGGCAGCGTTGTTGGCCAGGGCAGCAGTCAGGGCACCAGTATTGGCCAAGATGTGAGCCAGGGCAGCGTTGTTGGCCAGGGCACCAGTATTGGCAAAGGTGTGAGCCAGGGCAGCGTTGTTGGCCAGGGCAGGATTCAGGGCACCAGtattggccaaggtgtgggccagggcagcggagttggccaaggtgtgggccagggcaCCAGTATTGGCCAAGGTGTGAGCCAGGGCAGCGTTGTTGGCCAGGGCAGCAGTCAGGGCACCAGTATTGGCCAAGGTGTGAGCCAGGGCAGCGGACTGGGCCAGGGCAGTGGAATTGGCCAAGGTGTTAGCCAGGGCAGCGTTGTTGGCCAGGGCAGCAGTCAGGGCACCAGTATTGGCCAAGATGTGAGCCAGGGCAGCGTTGTTGGCCAGGGCACCAGTATTGGCAAAGGTGTGAGCCAGGGCAGCGTTGTTGGCCAGGGCAGGATTCAGGGCACCAGTATTGGCCAAGGTGTGAGCCAGGGCAGCGTTGTTGGCCAGGGCAGCAGTCAGGGCACCAGTATTGGCCAAGATGTGAGCCAGGGCAGCGTTGTTGGCCAGGGCACCAGTATTGGCAAAGGTGTGAGCCAGGGCAGCGTTGTTGGCCAGGGCAGGATTCAGGGCACCAGtattggccaaggtgtgggccagggcagcggagttggccaaggtgtgggccagggcagcggagttggccaaggtgtgggccagggcaGCGGAGTTGGCCAGGGCAGCAGTCAGGGCATCAGtattggccaaggtgtgggccagggcagcggagttggccaaggtgtgggccagggcagcggagttggccaaggtgtgggccagggcagcggagttggccaaggtgtgggccagggcaCCAGTATTGGCCAAGGTGTGAGCCAGGGCAGCGTTGTTGGCCAGGGCAGCAGTCAGGGCACCAGTATTGGCCAAGATGTGAGCCAGGGCAGCGTTGTTGGCCATGGCACCAGTATTGGCAAAGGTGTGAGCCAGGGCAGCGTTGTTGGCCAGGGCAGGATTCAGGGCACCAGtattggccaaggtgtgggccagggcagcggagttggccaaggtgtgggccagggcagcggagttggccaaggtgtgggccagggcagcggagttggccaaggtgtgggccagggcagcggagttggccaaggtgtgggccagggcaGCGGAGTTGGCCAGGGCAGCAGTCAGGGCATCAGtattggccaaggtgtgggccagggcggcggagttggccaaggtgtgggccagggcggcggagttggccaag GTGTGGGTCAGGGCGGCGGacggggccagggaagcggaattGGCCAAGGTGTGGGTCAGGGCGGCGGacggggccagggaagcggaattGGCCAAGGTGTGGGTCAGGGAAGCAGCCAGGGCCCCGGTATTGGTCATGGTGTGGGCCAGGGCAGTGgagttggccaaggtgtgggccagggcaGCGTTGTTGGCCAGGGCAGCAGTCAGGGCACCAGTATTGGCCAAGGTGTGAGCCAGGGCAGCGTTGTTGGCCAGGGCAGCAGTCAGGGCACCAGTATTGGCCAAGGTGTGAGCCAGGGCAGCGGACGGGGCCAGGGCAGTGGAATTAGCCAAGGTGTTAGCCAGGGCAGCGTTGTTGGCCAGGGCAGCAGTCAGGGCACCAGTATTGGCAAAGGTGTTAGCCAGGGCAGCGTTGTTGGCCAGGGCAGCAGTCAGGGCACCAGTATTGGCCAAGGTGTTAGCCAGGGCAGCGTTGTTGGCCAGGGCAGCAGTCAGGGCACCAGtattggccaaggtgtgggccagggcaGCGTTGTGGGCCAGGGCAGCGTTGTGGGCCAGGGCAGCGGAGTTGGCCAAGGCGTGGGCCAGGGCAGCGGAGTTGGCCAAGGCGTGGGCCAGGGCAGCGGAGTTGGCCAAGGCGTGGGCCAGGGCAGCGGAGTTGGCCAAGGCGTGGGCCAGGGCAGCGGAGTTGGCCAAGGCGTGGGCCAGGGCAGCGGAGTTGGCCAAGGCAGCGgagttggccaaggtgtgggTCAGGGCAGCGGACGGGGCCAGGGTGTGGGTCAGGGCAGCGGACGGGGCCAGGGTGTGGGTCAGGGCAGCGGACGaggccagggaagcggaattGGCCAAGGTGTGGGTCAGGGAAGCAGCCAGGGCAGCGGTATTGGCCAAGGTGTGAGTCAGGGCAGCGTTGTTGGTCAGGGCAGCGTTGTGGGCCAGGGAAGCAGCCAGGGTACTGGTATCGGCCAGGGTAGTGGACTAGGTCAGGGCAGTGGAATTGGCCAAGGTGTGGACCAGGGCAGTGGAATTGGCCAGGGAAGCAACCAGGGCTCCGGTATTGGTCATGGTATGGGCCAGGGAAGTGGACAGggccaaggtgtgggccagggcaGTGGACGGGCCCAGGGCAGTGGTGTTGCTCAAGGTGTGGGCCAGGATAGCGTTGTGGGCCAGGATAGCGTAGTGGATCAAGGTGTGGGTCAAGATAGCGTAGTGGGCCAGGATAGCGTAGTGGATCAAGGTGTGGGCCAGGATAGCCTAGTGGGCCAAGGTAGCAGCCAGGGCACCGGAATTGGTCATTGTGTTGGCCAGGGAAACAGCCAGGGCAGCAGTATAGGCCAGGAAAGTTAA